A single genomic interval of Ghiorsea bivora harbors:
- the ubiT gene encoding ubiquinone anaerobic biosynthesis accessory factor UbiT gives MSVMFLPLKLIPVPVQCVVLASVLQVFFKDNQELASTLDDLEGKVFRVFIKDTGAVLFIGFKAGTVWVHPSSEQRPDVKIESTVTGFARLSFAKEDPDALVMQQVLKLSGDSQAMLLFQKLLHELDLDWEFELRRAFGDFFGRKVAKAAYGLIDAEKKMREQSTKLIDHALRSMDTPSAENLQLWQAGVESVARKVNKLQRQLDKLEHKMQQAQQEKV, from the coding sequence ATGAGTGTGATGTTTTTACCCTTAAAGCTGATACCAGTGCCCGTACAATGCGTGGTTTTGGCTTCTGTATTGCAGGTATTCTTTAAAGATAATCAAGAATTGGCTTCAACTTTAGATGATTTAGAAGGTAAAGTTTTTCGTGTGTTTATTAAAGATACGGGTGCTGTGTTATTCATTGGTTTTAAAGCTGGTACGGTGTGGGTACACCCATCTTCAGAGCAACGGCCCGATGTGAAAATTGAGTCCACAGTCACTGGTTTTGCACGCCTTAGTTTTGCCAAGGAAGACCCTGATGCATTGGTGATGCAGCAAGTATTGAAGTTATCGGGTGATTCACAAGCCATGTTATTATTTCAAAAGCTATTGCATGAGCTGGATTTGGATTGGGAGTTTGAGCTTAGACGTGCTTTTGGTGATTTCTTTGGCCGTAAAGTTGCCAAAGCTGCTTACGGTCTGATTGATGCAGAGAAGAAAATGCGTGAACAATCCACCAAGTTGATTGACCATGCATTGCGCAGCATGGATACACCATCTGCAGAAAACTTGCAGCTTTGGCAAGCGGGTGTGGAATCGGTTGCCAGAAAGGTGAATAAATTGCAGCGCCAGTTGGATAAGTTGGAACATAAGATGCAACAAGCTCAACAAGAGAAGGTATGA
- the ubiB gene encoding 2-polyprenylphenol 6-hydroxylase codes for MIFKGLRRNIRLLYIIHVLATHGLAAIAVRLHLFSPYIWFISLFSSEYKPKELGVQIRLALERLGPSFIKFGQMLSTRVDLLPLDVAMELKKLQDNVPPESFDVIHCLLNKAYKREAIGADGVFASFDEQPVAAASIAQVHFATLHNGQDVAVKIRRPHIDRTIEADLSILRMLANLFDRYFPEYERLKAPQVVEEFGVTILGELNLRSEGAHASRFADQLADIEGVGVPQVFWDFTNQGVLVTERIHGTPIDERDKLIAAGHDSLTLCKNLQNMFFHMVFVDGYFHADLHPGNIFVSDKGEILLVDFGIVGRLEMQSRVYLADMMLAFLKQDYKRAAEVHIEAGYVPYDTDVSAFEDALREIAVPIFNRPLKDISLAELLFYLFAVTERFQMETQPQLLLLQKSMVVIEGVTRELHPEINIWELAKPLISSWAMEHLGPKGKTQRLIKDSKHYIHAWMQLPSEINAHFAQLNRRFPERQSGINLFALLPVLAVLLGGVLAGLFWTQAWNSPPLLSSAALITLGLWLQWRK; via the coding sequence ATGATATTTAAAGGGCTACGTCGCAATATTCGACTACTGTATATTATTCATGTTTTAGCCACGCATGGTTTGGCGGCGATTGCGGTTCGCTTGCATTTATTTAGCCCTTATATTTGGTTTATTAGTTTGTTTAGTTCCGAGTACAAACCCAAAGAACTGGGTGTGCAGATTCGTTTAGCATTGGAGCGCCTTGGCCCTAGTTTTATTAAGTTTGGACAGATGTTATCAACAAGGGTGGATTTATTGCCTTTGGATGTAGCTATGGAGTTGAAAAAACTGCAAGATAATGTGCCGCCTGAGTCTTTTGATGTGATTCACTGCTTGCTGAATAAGGCATATAAACGTGAGGCTATTGGTGCAGATGGTGTGTTTGCTAGCTTTGATGAGCAACCTGTAGCTGCGGCATCCATCGCCCAAGTACACTTTGCGACATTACACAATGGACAAGATGTCGCAGTAAAAATTCGCCGCCCACATATTGACCGCACGATTGAAGCTGACTTGTCTATTTTACGTATGTTGGCGAACCTGTTTGATCGTTATTTTCCTGAATATGAACGCCTAAAAGCACCGCAGGTTGTCGAAGAGTTTGGGGTGACTATTTTGGGTGAGTTAAACTTACGCTCAGAAGGTGCACATGCCAGTCGCTTTGCGGATCAACTGGCGGATATTGAAGGTGTGGGTGTACCCCAAGTCTTCTGGGATTTTACCAATCAAGGGGTGTTGGTTACTGAGCGTATTCATGGCACGCCCATCGATGAGCGGGATAAACTTATTGCGGCAGGGCATGATTCGCTGACCTTGTGTAAGAATTTGCAAAATATGTTTTTCCATATGGTGTTTGTGGATGGTTATTTTCATGCAGATTTACACCCAGGTAATATTTTTGTGTCGGATAAAGGTGAAATCTTGCTTGTAGATTTTGGTATTGTGGGTCGGTTGGAAATGCAAAGCAGGGTTTACCTTGCAGACATGATGTTAGCTTTTCTGAAGCAAGACTATAAACGTGCGGCAGAAGTGCATATTGAGGCGGGTTATGTGCCTTATGATACGGATGTATCTGCTTTTGAGGATGCTTTAAGAGAAATTGCTGTGCCTATTTTTAACCGCCCGCTCAAAGATATTTCTTTGGCAGAATTATTGTTTTATTTGTTTGCTGTAACGGAACGTTTCCAAATGGAAACACAACCGCAATTGTTGTTGTTACAAAAAAGTATGGTGGTGATTGAAGGGGTAACACGTGAGTTGCACCCCGAGATTAATATTTGGGAATTGGCAAAACCATTGATTTCAAGTTGGGCGATGGAGCATTTGGGTCCCAAAGGTAAAACCCAGCGTTTAATCAAAGATAGCAAACATTATATCCATGCGTGGATGCAATTGCCCAGTGAAATCAATGCACACTTCGCACAATTAAACAGACGTTTTCCAGAACGACAAAGTGGTATAAACCTATTTGCTTTATTGCCTGTTCTTGCAGTTTTATTGGGTGGTGTGCTTGCGGGTTTGTTTTGGACGCAAGCTTGGAACTCTCCACCACTTCTCTCATCTGCTGCTTTGATTACTTTGGGTTTATGGTTGCAATGGCGTAAGTAA
- a CDS encoding ribose-phosphate pyrophosphokinase, whose product MSNVKKFRLFSGTSNPKLAADMCTHIGMPLGEMHIQSFSDGEIFLQYQETIRGLDVFFLQSTSVPANDNLMELLIAIDAAKRASARQICAVIPYFGYARQDRKSAGRTPISAKLVADMLTTAGVTRVLTMDLHATQIQGFFNIPVDNIFAAPLFAKDIRDHSTAEDDVIVVSPDVGGVVRARALAKSLHVDIAIVDKRRPAPNVAKVMNIIGDVEGKHCILVDDIVDTAGTICGAADALMERGATKVTAYATHGVLSGPAAERISASAMHELVITDSIAQPQAILDTGKVRVLSIGSLMGEAIMRIYDARSISSLYN is encoded by the coding sequence ATGAGCAATGTTAAAAAGTTCCGCTTGTTTTCAGGTACTTCAAACCCTAAGTTAGCAGCAGATATGTGCACGCATATTGGTATGCCACTGGGCGAGATGCATATTCAAAGCTTTTCTGATGGTGAGATTTTCCTCCAATACCAAGAAACGATCCGAGGTTTGGATGTTTTCTTCTTACAGAGTACGTCAGTACCTGCCAATGATAACTTGATGGAACTTTTGATTGCTATTGACGCGGCTAAACGCGCATCAGCACGACAAATTTGTGCGGTGATTCCGTATTTTGGTTATGCAAGGCAAGATAGGAAAAGTGCGGGTCGTACGCCGATTTCGGCCAAGTTGGTTGCTGATATGTTAACCACTGCAGGTGTAACTCGCGTGTTAACCATGGATTTACATGCAACACAAATTCAAGGTTTCTTTAATATCCCTGTGGATAATATTTTTGCAGCACCATTGTTTGCCAAGGATATTCGTGATCATTCTACAGCTGAAGATGATGTTATTGTTGTTTCTCCAGATGTGGGTGGTGTGGTTAGAGCAAGAGCTTTGGCGAAAAGTTTGCATGTTGATATTGCCATTGTTGATAAACGACGCCCGGCACCCAATGTGGCGAAAGTAATGAATATTATTGGTGATGTTGAAGGTAAACATTGCATACTTGTGGATGATATTGTAGATACAGCAGGTACAATTTGTGGTGCGGCAGATGCATTGATGGAGCGCGGTGCAACCAAGGTAACAGCTTATGCAACACATGGTGTATTGTCAGGGCCAGCTGCTGAGCGTATCTCAGCATCAGCTATGCATGAGCTTGTTATTACGGATAGTATTGCACAACCTCAGGCTATTCTGGATACAGGTAAAGTACGTGTATTGTCTATTGGTTCACTGATGGGTGAAGCGATTATGCGTATATATGATGCGCGTTCGATTAGTAGTCTTTATAACTGA
- the lpxC gene encoding UDP-3-O-acyl-N-acetylglucosamine deacetylase, with translation MVKQRTLDHAIRCSGIGLHSGKKIELVLSPADVDTGIVFVRSDLGVEIKGHVDSVVDTRLCTTIGHGEATIATVEHIMSALAGLGIDNARIEVSGAEVPVMDGSASPFIFLIQCAGIVEQDKAKKVLRIKKRVSIEEDDKSCALYPASGFRVAYHLDYDHPLLTDCKVSFDFSRQGYAREVSRARTFGFIHEVEALQKAGLALGGSMDNAVVLDKYGVLNEGGLRYVDECARHKVLDTVGDLFLAGYPIVGAFEGVRSGHAMNCQIVKALLADETAWSIEELEDTVSQPAEVTASTLPLAT, from the coding sequence GTGGTAAAACAACGCACACTTGACCACGCGATTCGCTGCAGTGGTATAGGCTTACATTCAGGTAAAAAAATTGAGCTTGTATTGAGTCCTGCCGATGTAGACACAGGTATTGTGTTTGTGCGTTCAGATTTGGGCGTTGAAATTAAAGGGCATGTTGACTCAGTTGTAGACACTCGCCTATGTACCACGATTGGTCATGGCGAGGCGACAATTGCTACGGTAGAACATATTATGTCAGCATTGGCTGGCTTGGGTATTGATAATGCTCGTATTGAGGTGAGTGGCGCTGAAGTTCCTGTGATGGATGGCTCAGCTTCACCTTTTATTTTTCTCATTCAGTGCGCAGGTATTGTTGAGCAAGATAAAGCAAAAAAAGTATTGCGGATTAAAAAACGTGTAAGCATTGAAGAGGATGATAAATCTTGTGCTTTATACCCTGCATCAGGTTTCCGTGTAGCTTACCATTTGGATTATGACCACCCTTTACTGACGGACTGTAAAGTAAGTTTTGATTTTTCAAGACAAGGTTATGCGCGAGAAGTGAGTCGGGCGCGAACGTTTGGTTTTATTCATGAAGTTGAGGCGTTACAAAAAGCAGGTTTGGCGCTTGGTGGCTCCATGGATAATGCTGTTGTGTTGGATAAATACGGTGTGCTTAATGAAGGTGGCTTGCGTTATGTGGATGAATGTGCGCGCCACAAAGTATTAGATACTGTCGGTGATTTGTTTTTAGCGGGTTATCCTATTGTTGGTGCCTTTGAAGGTGTGCGCAGTGGGCATGCGATGAATTGTCAGATTGTAAAAGCTTTGCTTGCCGATGAAACTGCATGGAGCATTGAAGAGCTTGAAGATACAGTATCTCAACCCGCTGAGGTCACAGCTTCTACCTTACCACTAGCCACTTAA
- a CDS encoding class II fumarate hydratase, protein MTTTNTHTRIETDSMGEMQVPSTAMYGASTARAVENFPVSNLRFPRVFIKALGQIKTAAAIVNVKLGKLDDKQAELIQQAALEVAQGKWDAHFVLDIFQTGSGTSTNMNANEVIASRCAQLNKGANIHPNDHINMGQSSNDVIPTAIHLAAADVLVHQLIPALQHLHTALLDKATQNKDVVKIGRTHLMDATPITLGQEISGWARQIELGITRLESCLPRITELAQGGTAVGTGLNTHPDFGKTMAVTLSESYGIDFHEASNHFEAQAAQDAAVELSGALKTVAVSLVKIANDVRLLNMGPRCGIAEISVPAVQPGSSIMPGKVNPVIAESMAQVCAQVIGNDAAITFGGASGLLDLNVMLPMMAHNLLESEEILANAAIMFTDKCIVGLTANIEKCEQQIEWSMSMVTSLAPVIGYDKASDIAKRAVKEGKTVRQLCIDEQILPIAELDTLLDPRSMLNPHA, encoded by the coding sequence ATGACCACAACAAATACACATACCCGCATCGAGACCGACTCCATGGGTGAAATGCAAGTCCCTTCTACGGCAATGTATGGCGCAAGCACTGCGCGTGCCGTAGAAAACTTTCCCGTTTCTAATCTGCGATTCCCGCGTGTATTCATCAAAGCTCTGGGGCAAATCAAAACTGCAGCCGCAATTGTAAACGTCAAACTTGGAAAACTTGATGACAAACAAGCAGAACTTATTCAACAAGCGGCCTTAGAAGTTGCTCAAGGCAAGTGGGATGCACATTTTGTGCTCGATATTTTCCAAACAGGCTCAGGTACATCCACCAATATGAACGCCAACGAAGTGATTGCTTCCCGCTGCGCACAGCTCAACAAAGGCGCAAACATTCACCCCAACGACCACATCAATATGGGGCAATCTTCCAATGATGTGATTCCCACAGCGATTCATCTGGCTGCAGCCGATGTATTGGTACATCAATTGATACCCGCATTACAACATTTGCATACTGCTTTGCTAGACAAAGCCACTCAAAATAAGGATGTGGTCAAAATTGGGCGCACCCATTTAATGGATGCAACGCCTATCACTTTGGGACAAGAAATTTCAGGTTGGGCAAGGCAAATCGAGCTTGGCATAACACGTTTAGAGTCTTGTTTACCACGTATCACAGAACTTGCCCAAGGTGGCACTGCTGTGGGCACGGGTTTAAATACCCATCCTGATTTTGGCAAAACAATGGCAGTCACCTTATCCGAAAGTTATGGCATTGATTTTCATGAAGCCTCTAATCATTTTGAAGCCCAAGCCGCCCAAGATGCTGCCGTAGAACTTTCGGGTGCACTGAAAACAGTCGCTGTGTCCTTGGTGAAAATCGCCAATGATGTACGTTTGTTAAACATGGGCCCTCGCTGTGGCATTGCCGAAATATCTGTGCCTGCTGTTCAGCCTGGTTCATCGATTATGCCAGGTAAGGTCAACCCTGTGATTGCCGAATCTATGGCGCAAGTTTGTGCGCAAGTGATTGGAAATGACGCCGCTATCACCTTTGGTGGTGCATCAGGGTTATTGGATTTGAATGTGATGTTACCCATGATGGCACATAATCTACTTGAGTCTGAAGAGATCCTTGCCAATGCCGCCATCATGTTTACAGACAAATGTATTGTCGGTTTAACTGCTAATATTGAAAAGTGTGAGCAGCAAATTGAATGGAGCATGAGCATGGTCACTTCCCTTGCCCCTGTCATTGGTTATGACAAGGCATCGGATATTGCAAAAAGAGCCGTTAAAGAAGGTAAAACCGTGCGTCAGTTATGTATTGATGAACAGATATTACCCATTGCAGAGTTGGACACATTGCTTGACCCAAGATCAATGTTAAACCCGCATGCCTGA
- the ubiE gene encoding bifunctional demethylmenaquinone methyltransferase/2-methoxy-6-polyprenyl-1,4-benzoquinol methylase UbiE, which translates to MTEQPLTEQISTEQTHFGFETVAADEKAGKVMEVFSSVAYKYDIMNDVMSGGMHRLWKRSFIAKAVLPKGGRALDVAAGSGDIAIGLLNKVNRQASVVLTDLNGPMLHEGARRTLDEGLLPGIADCIQSDGTKLPFADNSFDLVTIAFGIRNFVDVPAGLAEFYRVLKPGGQFMCLEFSKPVLPMLDVIYDTYSFNVIPAMGEMITGDRDSYQYLVESIRRFPDQKRFEKWIKQAGFSLVRHDNMTGGVVAMHRGYKV; encoded by the coding sequence ATGACTGAACAACCTTTAACAGAACAAATTTCAACAGAACAAACGCATTTTGGCTTTGAAACTGTCGCGGCAGATGAGAAAGCAGGTAAAGTCATGGAAGTTTTTTCTTCTGTTGCTTACAAATACGATATTATGAATGATGTGATGAGCGGTGGTATGCATCGCTTGTGGAAACGAAGTTTTATTGCTAAGGCAGTGTTGCCAAAAGGTGGCAGGGCTTTGGATGTAGCCGCAGGTTCAGGTGATATCGCTATTGGTTTGTTAAATAAGGTCAATCGTCAAGCAAGTGTTGTTTTAACAGACCTGAATGGCCCTATGCTTCACGAAGGGGCGAGGCGCACTTTAGATGAGGGTTTGTTACCAGGCATAGCAGACTGCATTCAATCGGATGGTACCAAGCTTCCATTTGCGGATAACAGTTTTGATTTGGTGACCATTGCTTTTGGTATTCGTAATTTTGTGGATGTACCTGCTGGTCTGGCAGAGTTTTACCGTGTACTCAAACCTGGTGGCCAGTTTATGTGTTTGGAATTTTCTAAACCTGTTTTACCTATGCTTGATGTTATTTATGATACCTACTCTTTTAATGTCATCCCTGCTATGGGTGAAATGATTACGGGAGATAGAGACTCGTACCAATACCTTGTAGAATCTATTCGTCGTTTTCCAGACCAAAAGCGTTTTGAGAAGTGGATTAAACAAGCGGGTTTTTCTTTGGTGCGGCATGACAATATGACGGGTGGTGTTGTGGCAATGCATAGGGGTTATAAAGTATGA